TTGAGAACTTCAGTTGCTACGGACAACTTATGATTTCTGCATTGAAAACACTTCATTACTTTGCATTGTTGTAGAGAATAATGAGGACTTGCTGCTTTTCCTTATAACTGTGTTTATGGAGAAATACTCATGAGACAAATACTTGCATTCCTGTATAAAACTGTTAAATTGTCAGCACCTCAATAATCAAACACCACAGCAAAATCGAGAACAGggacttttttttccctgtgttcagtatttttaatttgtagtACTCAAAGTACATATTCAGGAAAATGTACTTTAACTGAAGTCACATTCTCAGTGCATGACTGAGTATTTTTGCAGTGTAGTagtatttttactgcagtaaatgatCTGAGTACTTTTGCTACCACTTATGAGCATATTGGCTCAATCCACATACTACAGTataactaacacacacacacacacacacacacacacacacacacacacacacacacacacacacacacacagagtgctaCATGACGGTGcagctgaagctgcagcagtCTTTCAGCAGCATCAGTCCAGTTTTAGTGAGGACCGGCGCCGTCTGCTGCGATGTGGACGCTACCTTCGAATCTCGTAAAGCACCTGAACGAAAAAGAGAGATGACACTAAACTGTGTGTTCAACCCCCATCAGGGAAAACATGAACCTTCTTGAGTCTGTTTTTAGCCATTTTATGTgagtttttatgtattttgcaTCTTTTATTTGTCATGAGTGGAGAGAAGTGATGACGACAAGGATAAAATAATTCAGTTTCAGATGACAGACTCATGGTCAGACTCACCTTGTACTGCCAGTGCTTTGGGTATTTTGGACTGTAAGGAGGCAGccatctctctgtcctcctctctttccctgTGGAGGAGAAAGTTCCTTTGCTGTTAATTAGCTGTTGATTTCCTGAATCTGAGTCtcgtctgtttccaaaaaccagctccagttgtcgctgtgagcagagagaagctggtggatCAGTGGAACCAGAGACCAGTGGACTGGTAAACGGTGACGGCAgggtctggagctggtttttggaaacagacgggcctcccattgttggtgaggaagaaccatgtgagaCAGctcagcggtgtggctccctgctgggtttttaatagtttttggacaacaatggaggtctacggctcagacccataagctgaaccaggttctggattcacacataTTCATTGTTGCtgccagtctctggatgggatctggactcagtaacacacacacagaatcacctgctgcttcttttatttatatttgtgcaCATGACAAAGTGAGGTGGCAGAACTATTCCAAAAGCTAACTGTAATCCCCAATCTGAAGATCCAGACCTTCAGATGTGCACGTTCACCACAACAACCTCAAGTTTTCAATACCTTTACCTCAGCCTCTCAAACTCGGCGTCGTCCACGAGGAAGTCCCTGGTCTCCACCAGCTTGTTGATCTGGAGCAGCAGCTCCTCTTCCTGCTCcctgtcctctttcagcttgtcttt
This genomic window from Mastacembelus armatus chromosome 8, fMasArm1.2, whole genome shotgun sequence contains:
- the LOC113141301 gene encoding bMERB domain-containing protein 1 codes for the protein MDTERKPKPCGTLEQMQVDEAMEKSEDVVSMADSTITMEDIEGELCRIERVRDVLVRRESELRYMMDDIQLCKEITRLKKELQKLVSIPDKDKLKEDREQEEELLLQINKLVETRDFLVDDAEFERLREREEDREMAASLQSKIPKALAVQGALRDSKVASTSQQTAPVLTKTGLMLLKDCCSFSCTVM